ATTTAAAATATATATATTAAGTCATTATTTTTAGAACAATTCCTTCTCTAGAATTCAATCGGCGGTTTTTTAAAAATTTGTTATATTCAGGGGTGGGGGTTGTTAGATGTTATTTCGGGTTTCCTCATCGATTGGGGCCAAGATTATTCTGAGTGTGGCTGTTCCAACGGTTTTGATAATAACTGGAATGATATTATTCTATTCAAACCATGAAGAAAGGTCGTTATTAAAACAAAATGAGGCTGCACGTTTAGAAATGTCCGTCAGTGTCATTCATGGCATGAAGTCCATTATGTCTACGGGGACGGCGGCCATTGCGCAAAGATTTGCCGAGGAGTTGAAAAATATTCCAGGGGTCCATGACTTCCGTATTCTGCGTCTCAACGGGTTGGAAGCCTTTCAGGACAACGAAACCATCGAGGCGGTCAATCTTCATCGCGGCAAGCCTGTCTTCGAGCCGCGAAGCGAAGAGCGTGAAGTGCGCATTCTTCCCGCCCAACAAGCCGCTTTACGTCAGGTTCTGACCACCCACGCAATGGTCTCCTATGCCGAAGTGGAAGAGAAGACCCGTCTCCTGACCTTCCTGACCCCCATCCCCAACCAGAGTATGTGCCATCGGTGCCATGCGGGGGAGGATTCGCTACGGGGCATCGTCAAACTGACCACGTCCATGGAACCGGTTTACGCCGCCATCCAGGAGTCCCGCAATCGCGCTTTTCGAATTTTGGCCATCTCCCTGACCCTGATGTTGATGCTGGTGTCCCTGCTGGTGCGCCGCCTGGTCGTGTCCCCGTTGGCCCGGGTGACCGACGCCATGACCCGGGTGGCCGGGGGGGACCTCACCCTTCAGGTTCCACAATTGGGGCGCGACGAGTTGAGTCGCATGGCCGGCAGTTTCAACCACATGATTACCCAATTGTTGCATACCTATACCGGATTTCAGCAGGAGCGCAACAAACTGACAACCATCATTCTCAGTGCCCGGGAAGGTATCGTGGTCACCGATAGCCAGGGAGCGGTGGTGTTGGTCAACCCCTCGGCAGAACGGTTACTGGGAAAAACCGCGCAACGCATTGTCGAAGAAGGATTCTATCATATCCTCGATGATCCGGACTACTTGTCCAGCTATATCGAAAATAACGGTCGTGAGTTGCCGGAGGAAGTGGTTTTCAACGGACAGGTTCTTTCGGTGCATGCCGCACGCATCCAGTCTATCGATGGTCATATCATCGGCTCTGCAGCCCTCATTCGTGATATCACCGAGGAGAAGCGGCTTGAAGAGGAGCTGCGCACGATTTCGTATACGGACAAGTTGACCGGCGTCTTCAACCGCCGTCGCATGGAAGAGTTGTTGATCGCGGAATTCGACCGCGCCACACGCCACGGCTATCCGCTTTCCTTCATGCTCTTCGATGTGGATCATTTCAAGCGCTTCAATGACGAGCATGGCCACGACCAGGGGGACCGTGTCCTGCAAACCATCGGACAGTTGATGAAAGACCACTTTCGTAAAACAGATTTTCCTTGCCGATACGGCGGGGAGGAGTTCTGTGTCATCCTGCCGAGTACCCCCGCAGCCGAACACTCTCAAGGGGCCGTGGCGGTGGCGGATCGCTTCCGGCAGCGCATCGAAGCCCAGGTTATCGACGATCTCCGGGTGACCATCAGCATCGGTGTGGCGGTTTATCCCATGTCCACGGTCAAGGGGCCTTTCGATCTGGTCAAGGAAGCGGACAAGGCTCTCTATCGGGCCAAACGGGCGGGGCGAAACCAAGTCTTTTTGGCGCAAGATTGAACACGATTCTTAAAGGGGGAAAGATGAAATTTATCTCGTTCGTCGGGGTCACCCTACTGTCCGGGTCTCTCTTCACGCTGCAGACAACGGCGGGAGAATTGACTGAAATATATAGCTTATCTCGCGGAGGGCGCCTGTACGACAATTGGATGGTAACCTTGAGAGCCAAACCGCCCAGGGAAACCCATCCCTCCTACCCTTCTTCCGGCAAGGTGAAAGGGAGCTCCACCTGGCGTTGTTCCTCGTGCCACGGTTGGGACTACCGGGGAATGGATGGTGTCGTGGCCCGAGATCTTCGTGCCTGGATGGGTAGGGAGCCGGTCGAAGTGGTCGCCATCCTGCGGGATTCCGTGCATCAGTACACCCCCGAGCGGATTCCGGAGGATGCCGCCCGGGAACTGGCTCTCTTTCTAACCCGTGGTTTGATCGAGCCGGAACGCCATATCGATGTCAGTACGGGGCGTTCTCGCGGGGAAGCGGCCAGGGGAGCCCCCTTCTTCCAAACGATTTGCGCGGTTTGCCACGGTTTGGATGGTCGTAAACTCAATTTCGGCACCGACCGGGAACCCGCCTTCATCGGTACCGAGGCCACCGAAAATCCCTTCGAGGTGTTGCACAAAATCCGCAATGGTCAACCGGGACAGGATATGATCAACCTGCGCACCCTCTCCCCGGAAATCGCCGCCGACATTCTGGCTTACGAACAGACCTTGCCAGTCCGCTGACGAAACTTCTATTCTCCCTCCTGCTGCGCAACGATTCTCTCGCTTCAGGAGTTTTCCATGATCTCCGATCCGCATCGTGCCAGGATTCTGGAAAAACTTTCCAAAGGGGGGGCCAAAGGGGTCAGCCGCAGCGGGCTCGGCATCAAGGCCGGCAGCCCGGCGGCGCTGGCCCTGGCGGCGCTGGAAAAAGAGCGGCTCATCGGCAACCTGGGCCATTCCCGCGCCGCGCTCTATGTATTGGCCATCCATTTCAATCCCCTGGAGCGGGCCTGTCAGCGCCTGGCGGCTCTGGCCCAGCCGGGGCGGCCCCGCTTGTTCAGTCGCAGCCAGTTGCAGACGGCCTTGCCGTTGGGCGCCGTGCGCCAACAACTGGATGCCGCCCTGAAGGTGATGCTGGGTGACGGGGGCCTCATCGCCATCGCCCACGGACGCTACCCCCTCTATCTGCATCGCGCCAGTCTGCCCGCTCTTGCGGTGCCAGCCGGGCCAACCCTCTCTTGGGATGAGATCGTTCAGGGTTATCGCCGCCTGGTCAAACGCGGTGGACTGCTCGATCCCCGTATCGCCGAACTGCATCGCGAATGCGGTTCCCCGCCTTTGCAGACCTTTCGGGAGATGCTGTATCAGGCGTTGCATCGGGGAGAGGCCGTCGCCAGCCTGGGAGATGCCTCTCTCTCCACGGAAGAGGAGCGGGCTGCGGCCCTTCTCATCGACAATGTGCCCCATCTGCGCATTCGTCTGCCCGAAAAATAGCTCCGGAGAAGCCTTCGATGTCCACTGAAACGGCTGGCCGCAATCCCTTCGATCAGGATATCGTCAACGAACCCCGTGAGATCGAACAGGCGGTTGCCGGGCTCAACGATGCCCCCTTGCGGACCATTCTCGACACCTTCTCCCGTCTGGAGGAGGGGGCGCTGCCGCGCAGGAACCGTCGTCTGCCCCACGGACTGCTGGTCACCTCGCCCCAAGCCGGTTACGGCAAATCCCACCTTATCGGTCGCCTCTTCAAGGAGTTGAACGGTCGGGCCACCCTGGTCAACGTGCGTCCCTTCCAGGCTCCGGACAGTTGCTGGAAATCCCTTCTCGGGCACACTCTTCAGGAGTTGAACCAAGCGGATCGCTTTTCGGATACGGCGGGTGAAAACGGCTCCTCCCAGCTCACGGTCTTCGCCCACGGGGTGTTGACCCATCTGCTGGTGCATATCGAACGGGCCAAACGCAACACCTTGAACGCCCGGTATCGCAAAATCCTGGATGAGCTGCAGCAATCCCCCCTGGAGGCCCATCGCTATATCGTCGGCAAACCGGCGTGGAAGGAGGCGGTGCAAAGCCAGTTGCACAATCGTTCCATCTTCTCCCGCCTGGTGGAGGTGCTGGAACAGGGTTTGGCTCCGCTCGCCCTGCACGCCAGTTCCCGCAGCTGGTTGAAGGTGTTGATCGCCTTCGGTTTTCCGCCCGAGGAGAGCCTGTTGCTGCAGACCTGCCGGGATTGGCTCAAGGGAGACCCGGTGGATGCGGAAGAGGCTCGCCTTATCGGCATTGCCCCGGCTGATCAACCACCGTTCGAACGTTCGGAGAGTTCGCTCAACGAAATCTCCCGGCAACGTCTTCACGATCTCTGTCTGCTCTCCGCCTATTTCCGTCCGCTGCTGTTTTGTTTCGATCAGACCGAAACCTACGGCCAGCAGGAGGGGTTGGCTCGCAGCCTGGGGCAGGTGGTGGGCGGGCTGGTCGATTTCCATGCCAACCAACTGGTGCTGTTGACCGCCAACAGCGATCCCTGGCAACGGCAACTGGAACCCCATTGGGAGGTTGCGGACCGGCACCGGTTGAGTATGCCTCCGCTGCAACTGGAGGGTTTGAGCCGGTCCCAGGGCGAGGCCTTGGCCCAGCAGCGTCTGAGCGCAGCCGGAATTTCCGGGGAGGTGGGCGCGAAGGTCTTTCCGGCGGAATGGTTTGCCGAGCTGTTCGCCAAGAATCCCCAACCGGGGGTGCGCACCTTTCTGCAGGCTTGCCGCAACCGGTGGCTGGAAGGGACGCGGCAGGCCTCGCCTCCCTCCGACGATCTGAAGGAGCGCTTTAACGCCATTCGGCAGCGGGTCCGGCGGGATGCTCGCCACTTGGGATACGATGCCGACATCCTGGTTTGGGCGCTGCGCCAGACGACGGGGGCGGTGGCGGAGTTGCTGGCGGTAACGGGCGGTACGGGATATGAAACGGCCTGGCAAACCGCCGGGTTGCGTTTGACCCTGGTTCCCGACGACGGCAACCACTGGAAACACTGGCAGAGCGTGGCCAAACGTGCCACCGAGCGGCATCGCAAGGAGGGGGCCTGCTGGGAAATCCGGCTGCGCTCCCCGGATCTTCTGCCCGTGCCCGGAAAAAATTGGCACGCCGCAGCGGAGGTTGTGCGTCAGGCGGAAGGGCGGGGACTGGTGGTGGCGGTCTTGACCCCCGTGGAGATGGGCCTGATTCACGCTGCCTGGGAGATACACGCCGAATGCGCCGAAGGGGATCTCGCGGTGGATGCGGCCACGGTGGCCCGTTTCATCGCGGCGGAGTTGAGCCCGATTTGGCAGCGGATTTTGAGTCGGATCGTGTCGGCCCCCGCACCGCAGCCTTCTCCGGAGGAAAACACCCCGTCGCCGGGAGAAGGGATTCCGGAGCCCCCTCCAACCCCATCGCCCTTCACCGGGAAGGAACCCTCCGACACCCTTGCTGCGGGCATTCGCAGCTGTTATGCCCGTTTCCGTCTGGAGGTGATCGTCGGCGAGCGGGTGGAAGCCCCGCAACTGGTCAGTTATCGTCTGGAACCGGGGCCCGGTGTGACCATCGCCTCGCTGATCAACCGGGAGGTCGATCTACAGGTCCATCTCCGTCTGGTCACCCGGCCGGTGCTGCGTCCGGAAGCCGGGGCGGCGCGTCTGGAGTTGCCGAAGGAGAAGGTGGATCCGGTCAACTGGTCCCAGTGGAAAGAGTCCATGGCGGCCCGAAAAGGATCGTTGGTCTTTCCCGTGGGGGTGGGGGTGGACAACCGCCTGATCGTGGCGGATCTGGAGGATGTCAACCAGTGCCATCTGCTGGTGGCGGGAACCACCGGCAGTGGCAAAAGCGTTTTCCTGCAATCGCTGGTGGCGGCGCTGATGGGACGCAACCGTCCGGAGAGTCTGCGGATGACCATCGTGGACGCCAAGTATCTCAGTTTCACCCGTCTCAAAGGATCCCATTTCCTGGCCCAGCCTGTCATCGGCGAGACAACGGAGGCCATGGCGTTGTTGGAAAAGGCTGTTGAGGAGATGAATCGGCGTTATCGTCGCCTCGAAGCCGCCGGCTATGAAAGTCTTGCGGAATGGCGCGCCCGGAGTGCGGATGCTCCACCGTACTGGGTCTTCCTGTTCGATGAGTTCGCCGATATGGTTCTGGGGGATGCCAAAGAGAAGAAGGCCTTCGAGAAACTCGTCTCCCGATTGGCGGGAAAAGCCCGTGCGGCGGGCATACATCTGGTCCTGGCCACCCAGCGACCCGATGCCAGGGTTGTTACCGGTCTCATCAAGGCCAATCTGCCTCTCCGGGTCTGTTTCAAGGTCGGGGATGCCACCAATTCCCGCATTGTATTGGATCAAATCGGCGCCGAGGCTCTTCTGGGCAGGGGCGATCTGCTGTGCAACCACTCTTCGGGGCTGTTGCGCGCCCAGGGACTTTACATCACCCCGGAGGAACTGGAGCAACAGTCCGGGCTTCAACTTGGTGAGAAAAGGGGATAGAGTGTGCCCTTCCCGTTTCCCCTCTCGATAGGGTGTTGTGTGTCATGAAGAGCCGTGCCCGTTCCCATCTGTTTTTGCCTGCCCGTACTCTGGCGGCACCGCTGCCGAACTGGGAATACCATGCCCACTCCACCTGGTCGGACGGACGCTCTCCCTTGAAGGAGATGTGCAAGGCCGCCCGTCTCAAGGGGGTGAAACGGCTGATCTTCACGGAACACACCGAACCCGAGCTGGTGCAGTATCGCGATTGGTTCGTGGAGTATCGGGAAGAGGTTCACACCATGAGGGAGCAGTTTCCCGGCATGGAGATTCTGGCCGGGTTGGAAGCGCCGGTGGTTGATTTCGCAGGGAATATCGGTTTGGATGCCGTTCAGGAGAGGGAGGCGGAATTCATTCTGGGCGCGGTGCATACCTATCCCGGAACCAGTGTGCCTCATTCCGAAATGCCGCCGGAGGAGGCCATTCGCATCGAGTTCGAGGCGAGTCTGGCCCTGCTGTCCAATCCGAGGGTGGATGCCATCGCCCATCCGGGGGGTATTTGCCATCTTTATATCACGCCGTTTCCCATGACCCTTTTCCGGCGCATCGTGCAGGAGGCGGTGTTGCAGGGGGTGGCGGTGGAGTTGAATCCGGCTTATCAGGATCCCATCGAGCCCTGGCTGGAGATTTGTCGGGAGGAGAATGCCCTGATTTCGCCGGGTTCCAATGCCCACTCCCTGGCGGCGGTGGGACTGGCGTGGCGGAAGTTGACTCAGGCTCTGGCGTGATCCGTTGACTTTCAGTCCTCTAAGTATCAAAAAAAGAAAATGTTCTATCCTTTGACTTTAGTCTTTTATGTTATTTTTTAATAACAAACAAAAAGTCAAAACATTTTCTTTTTTTGATATTTAGAGGACTGAAAAGAATAAAATCTCAAAATTGTCCGGGCAGGAGTCCTGCCCGGACAATTGACCTCACATCTTGCTGCGCTGGGCCAACACCACCCGTTTCCCGGCGGGATTGGGTTCGGATACCAGACCATCCTGCTCCATCTTCTCCACGATGCGCGCCGCCCGGTTGTAACCGATCTTGTAATGACGCTGCACCATGCTGGTGGAGACCTTGCGGGTGCGAATCACCAGAGCCACAGCCTGGTCGTAGATCTCGTCGTATTCGTTGCTGTCGCCGAAACCGCCGTCTTCGTCCTCTTCGTCGCTGCTCTCCTGGGCCAGCAATACCTCCTCGTTGTACTGGGGACGCCCGGTACCCTTGAGGTATTTGACCAACTGGCCCACTTCACTGTCGCTGACGAAGGGGGCGTGAATACGCAACAATTGCACCGTGCCCGGCGGTTGATACAAACCATCGCCCATGCCCAACAGCTTCTCCGCACCCATGGAGTCGAGAATGGTGCGGGAGTCGATGCGGGAACTCACCTGGAAAGCCAGCCGGGTGGGGAAATTGGCCTTGATCAGACCGGTGATGACATCCACCGAAGGCCGTTGCGTGGCGATGATCAGATGCAGACCCGCAGCACG
This genomic stretch from Magnetococcales bacterium harbors:
- a CDS encoding diguanylate cyclase — encoded protein: MSTGTAAIAQRFAEELKNIPGVHDFRILRLNGLEAFQDNETIEAVNLHRGKPVFEPRSEEREVRILPAQQAALRQVLTTHAMVSYAEVEEKTRLLTFLTPIPNQSMCHRCHAGEDSLRGIVKLTTSMEPVYAAIQESRNRAFRILAISLTLMLMLVSLLVRRLVVSPLARVTDAMTRVAGGDLTLQVPQLGRDELSRMAGSFNHMITQLLHTYTGFQQERNKLTTIILSAREGIVVTDSQGAVVLVNPSAERLLGKTAQRIVEEGFYHILDDPDYLSSYIENNGRELPEEVVFNGQVLSVHAARIQSIDGHIIGSAALIRDITEEKRLEEELRTISYTDKLTGVFNRRRMEELLIAEFDRATRHGYPLSFMLFDVDHFKRFNDEHGHDQGDRVLQTIGQLMKDHFRKTDFPCRYGGEEFCVILPSTPAAEHSQGAVAVADRFRQRIEAQVIDDLRVTISIGVAVYPMSTVKGPFDLVKEADKALYRAKRAGRNQVFLAQD
- a CDS encoding cytochrome c, yielding MVTLRAKPPRETHPSYPSSGKVKGSSTWRCSSCHGWDYRGMDGVVARDLRAWMGREPVEVVAILRDSVHQYTPERIPEDAARELALFLTRGLIEPERHIDVSTGRSRGEAARGAPFFQTICAVCHGLDGRKLNFGTDREPAFIGTEATENPFEVLHKIRNGQPGQDMINLRTLSPEIAADILAYEQTLPVR
- a CDS encoding PHP domain-containing protein, with translation MKSRARSHLFLPARTLAAPLPNWEYHAHSTWSDGRSPLKEMCKAARLKGVKRLIFTEHTEPELVQYRDWFVEYREEVHTMREQFPGMEILAGLEAPVVDFAGNIGLDAVQEREAEFILGAVHTYPGTSVPHSEMPPEEAIRIEFEASLALLSNPRVDAIAHPGGICHLYITPFPMTLFRRIVQEAVLQGVAVELNPAYQDPIEPWLEICREENALISPGSNAHSLAAVGLAWRKLTQALA